In one Mustela lutreola isolate mMusLut2 chromosome 8, mMusLut2.pri, whole genome shotgun sequence genomic region, the following are encoded:
- the ANKRD26 gene encoding ankyrin repeat domain-containing protein 26 isoform X10 gives MKKFFGFGAGKGRSSPTFRTEPMNGLRARADKNEEVNKSQRGYDVRVKDLKKIHRAAAVGDVAKMQRLLLLGKDVNKRDKMKRTPLHLACTIGHADMVTLLVERKCQLNLCDRECKTPLMKAVQCQEEACVTILLEHGANPHLTDNFGNTALHYAVAGENTSIVEKLILYHANIEARNKFELTPFLLAVNENKHQMVELLIGKKADVHVVDKSKRTALMLAATSKSPDVVRLLLQQGVNTSSRDECGWTAEDYAVFGGFDVNRQIIAQHREERIKNFSQNNNPVPTWTGSSQVKWKWSSL, from the exons ATGAAGAAGTTTTTTGGTTTCGGGGCTGGGAAGGGGCGTTCATCCCCGACCTTTCGCACCGAGCCGATGAATGGCTTGCGGGCCCGGGCTGACAAGAATGAAGAAGTCAACAAGTCGCAGCGCGGGTACGACGTCCGCGTGAAAGATCTCAAAAAGATCCACCGAGCTGCCGCCGTGGGCGACGTAGCGAAAATGCAGCGGTTGCTACTGCTTGGGAAAGACGTGAATAAAAGAGACAAGATGAAACG GACGCCTCTCCATCTGGCCTGTACCATCGGCCATGCCGACATGGTGACTCTTCTTGTAGAGAGGAAATGCCAGCTTAACCTCTGTGATAGAGAATGTAAGACTCCTCTAATGAAG GCTGTACAATGCCAGGAAGAGGCATGTGTAACTATTCTTTTAGAACACGGTGCTAATCCACATCTCACGGATAACTTTGGCAATACTGCCCTCCACTATGCTGTTGCTGGTGAGAACACATCAATAGTAGAGAAGCTGATTTTATACCATGCAAATATTGAAGCAAGAAACAAG TTCGAACTCACACCTTTTTTGCTTgctgtaaatgaaaacaaacaccaAATGGTGGAATTGTTAATTGGAAAAAAAGCAGATGTACATGTGGTTGATAAGTCGAAAAG AACAGCCCTCATGCTTGCTGCAACTTCTAAATCTCCAGATGTAGTCAGGCTTCTTCTTCAGCAAGGTGTTAATACCTCTTCTCGAGATGAATGTGGATGGACGGCAGAAGACTATGCTGTTTTTGGTGGATTTGATGT CAATCGCCAAATAATTGCCCAACatagagaagaaagaattaaaaatttttcgcAAAATAACAATCCAG